From a region of the Mycobacterium intracellulare ATCC 13950 genome:
- a CDS encoding NAD(P)H-dependent amine dehydrogenase family protein, with the protein MSATSTDRPLRVIQWTTGNIGRRSLHAIIGRPDMELVGVYAHGEEKVGVDAAELAGWPEPTGVQATNDIDALIALGADACCYNPLWPDIDELVRLLESGVNVCTSAAWITGGKQTPQDRKRIEDACRRGNSTIFGSGAHPGMTNMVGMVLSASCERVDEIRITESVDCSTYESAETQTAMGFSQDPDTPGLADSVRRESEVFAESAAMMADEIGAKLDKMTFDVTFTAATGDSDLGFMKIPAGTVGSVYGYHRGWVGDRNVVSVGFNWTMGNHVVPPKPLEHGHVIQVFGLPNMRTVLHCLPPKDWTEPGFMGLGMIYTAMPVTNAVPAVVAARPGIVTLADLPPVTGRLAR; encoded by the coding sequence ATGAGCGCAACCAGCACTGACCGTCCCCTACGCGTCATCCAGTGGACGACCGGGAACATCGGGCGGCGCTCGCTGCACGCCATCATCGGGCGGCCCGACATGGAACTCGTCGGCGTGTACGCCCACGGCGAGGAGAAGGTCGGGGTCGACGCCGCCGAATTGGCGGGCTGGCCGGAGCCGACCGGGGTGCAGGCCACCAACGACATCGACGCGCTGATCGCCCTGGGCGCCGACGCGTGTTGCTACAACCCGTTGTGGCCCGACATCGACGAGCTGGTGCGGCTGCTGGAATCGGGGGTCAACGTGTGCACCAGCGCGGCCTGGATCACCGGCGGCAAGCAGACGCCGCAGGACCGCAAGCGAATCGAAGACGCCTGCCGACGCGGCAATTCGACGATCTTCGGCAGCGGCGCGCACCCGGGCATGACCAACATGGTCGGCATGGTGCTGTCCGCCTCGTGCGAGCGCGTCGACGAGATTCGCATCACCGAGTCGGTGGACTGCTCGACCTACGAATCGGCCGAAACCCAAACCGCCATGGGGTTCTCGCAAGACCCCGACACCCCGGGGCTGGCCGACAGTGTGCGCCGGGAGAGCGAGGTCTTCGCCGAGTCGGCCGCGATGATGGCCGACGAGATCGGCGCGAAGCTGGACAAGATGACCTTCGACGTCACGTTCACCGCGGCGACCGGCGACTCGGATCTGGGGTTCATGAAGATTCCCGCCGGAACCGTCGGCAGCGTCTACGGCTACCACCGCGGCTGGGTCGGCGATCGCAACGTCGTCAGCGTCGGGTTCAACTGGACCATGGGCAACCATGTCGTCCCGCCCAAACCACTCGAGCACGGGCACGTCATTCAGGTGTTCGGCCTGCCCAACATGCGCACGGTTCTGCACTGCCTGCCGCCCAAGGACTGGACGGAGCCCGGGTTCATGGGATTGGGAATGATCTACACCGCGATGCCGGTGACCAACGCCGTCCCGGCGGTGGTGGCGGCCAGGCCGGGCATCGTGACGCTGGCGGATTTGCCGCCGGTCACCGGCCGGCTCGCCCGATAG
- a CDS encoding AMP-binding protein — protein MSQSSILAMLHGRASLRPHDVAYTFTDYQHDWDGVRETLTWSQVSRRTLNVARDLGPHGSVGDRAVILAPQGLDYIAAFLGSMQAGLIAVPLPLPHRGSSDARVSAVLADTSPSVVLTTSDVAEDVAEYVDRARMDDVPKIVEIDSMNLDVEGEANVPTDDLPTVAYLQYSSGSTRTPTGVMISHRNLEANFEQLMRSFFVDFGTKFPTEATIVSWLPFYHDMGLVLGVCAPILSGHRAELTSPVAFLERPARWMRTLAEHPHTWSSAPNFAFDLAARKTTDKDLAGLDLGDVLGIISGAERVEAATLHRFVDRFAHFNFRDHMMRPSYGLAEATVFVATGTWSESAPAGHFDAEELGAGRVRPCAPGRGTATAKATALVKYRVPQSPMLRIVDSETSRECPPDAVGEIWVHGENVADGYWRKTPAEQRCFGATLVDPSPGTPDGPWLRTGDLGFIHSGELFIVGRMKDLLIIRGRNHYPEDIEATVQEITGGRVAAISVPVNSTEKLVTVIELKKRGDSSGETHDVRHWLTSIKTDVTSAISNNHGVNVGDLVLVPPGSIPTTTSGKIRRAACVEQYSQHQFARLDA, from the coding sequence ATGTCTCAGTCGTCGATCCTCGCCATGCTGCACGGACGCGCCAGCCTGCGGCCCCACGACGTTGCCTACACGTTCACCGACTACCAGCACGACTGGGACGGTGTGCGCGAGACGCTCACGTGGTCGCAAGTCTCGCGCCGCACACTCAATGTGGCACGGGACCTCGGCCCGCACGGGTCGGTCGGCGACAGGGCGGTGATCCTGGCGCCCCAGGGCCTGGATTACATCGCGGCGTTCCTGGGGTCCATGCAGGCCGGGCTCATCGCCGTGCCGCTGCCGCTGCCGCATCGCGGTTCCAGTGATGCGCGGGTCAGCGCGGTCCTCGCCGACACGTCGCCGTCGGTGGTTCTCACGACGTCCGACGTCGCGGAGGATGTCGCCGAATACGTCGACCGGGCACGCATGGACGATGTCCCCAAGATCGTCGAAATCGATTCGATGAACCTCGATGTCGAGGGCGAAGCAAACGTTCCGACGGATGATTTGCCGACCGTCGCGTATTTGCAGTACAGCTCGGGTTCGACCCGAACGCCGACCGGGGTGATGATTTCGCATCGAAACCTCGAGGCCAATTTCGAACAGCTGATGCGCAGCTTCTTCGTGGACTTCGGAACCAAGTTTCCGACCGAGGCCACGATCGTGTCGTGGTTGCCCTTCTACCACGACATGGGTCTGGTGCTGGGCGTCTGCGCGCCCATCCTGAGCGGCCACCGCGCCGAGCTGACGAGTCCGGTCGCGTTCTTGGAGAGGCCGGCCAGGTGGATGCGAACGCTGGCCGAACATCCGCACACCTGGTCGTCGGCGCCCAACTTCGCCTTCGACCTGGCCGCCCGCAAGACCACCGACAAAGACCTGGCCGGCCTGGACCTCGGCGACGTGCTGGGCATCATCAGCGGCGCGGAGCGTGTCGAGGCGGCCACCCTGCACCGCTTCGTGGATCGGTTCGCGCACTTCAATTTCCGGGACCACATGATGCGTCCCTCATACGGCTTGGCCGAGGCGACCGTCTTCGTGGCGACCGGCACCTGGAGTGAATCCGCGCCGGCGGGCCACTTCGACGCCGAAGAGCTCGGGGCGGGCCGCGTTCGGCCGTGCGCACCCGGAAGGGGAACGGCGACCGCGAAAGCGACGGCGCTCGTCAAGTACCGGGTGCCGCAGTCGCCCATGCTCCGGATCGTCGACAGCGAGACGAGCCGCGAATGCCCGCCCGACGCGGTCGGCGAGATCTGGGTGCATGGCGAGAACGTCGCCGACGGATACTGGCGCAAAACGCCGGCCGAGCAGCGATGCTTCGGCGCCACGCTCGTCGACCCGTCACCGGGGACGCCCGACGGTCCCTGGCTGAGGACCGGCGACCTGGGTTTCATCCACTCCGGCGAGCTGTTCATTGTCGGCCGCATGAAGGACCTGCTGATCATCCGCGGGCGCAACCACTATCCCGAGGACATCGAGGCGACGGTCCAAGAGATCACGGGTGGTCGGGTCGCGGCGATCTCGGTGCCGGTGAACAGCACCGAGAAGCTGGTCACGGTCATCGAGCTGAAGAAGCGTGGCGATTCCAGCGGGGAGACCCACGACGTCAGGCACTGGCTCACCTCCATCAAAACCGACGTCACCTCGGCGATTTCCAATAACCACGGCGTGAATGTCGGGGACCTCGTCCTGGTACCGCCCGGGTCCATTCCGACCACGACAAGTGGCAAGATCCGGCGCGCCGCCTGCGTGGAGCAGTACAGCCAACACCAATTCGCCCGTTTGGACGCCTGA
- a CDS encoding DegV family protein: MTVVVVTDSSARLPADLLDKWGIRVVPLHILLDGTDLRDGVDDIPGDIHKLAATTAAATPAELADAYQQALADSGADGVVAVHISSALSGTCRAAERTAADLDPNVRVIDSKSAAMGTGFVALAAARAAATGGDLNTVADAAREAVARGHAFIVVHRLDNLRRSGRIGGAKAWLGTALALKPLLRIDDGKLILAQRVRTISHATEAMIDRVCQVVGDGTAALAVHHVNNPDGATEVATALGKRLPACEPAIVTELGPVLALHVGAGAVAVSVQLAEA, from the coding sequence GTGACTGTCGTGGTGGTGACCGACTCGTCGGCCCGTCTGCCGGCCGACCTGCTCGACAAGTGGGGGATACGTGTTGTGCCCCTGCACATCCTGCTCGACGGCACCGACCTGCGTGACGGCGTGGACGACATTCCGGGTGACATCCACAAGCTGGCGGCGACCACCGCGGCGGCGACCCCGGCCGAACTCGCCGACGCGTACCAACAGGCGCTGGCCGACAGCGGCGCCGATGGTGTGGTGGCCGTGCACATTTCGTCGGCGCTGTCGGGAACCTGCCGGGCCGCCGAGCGCACCGCGGCCGACCTGGACCCCAACGTGCGGGTCATCGACTCCAAATCGGCGGCGATGGGCACCGGATTCGTTGCCCTGGCCGCCGCCCGGGCGGCGGCCACGGGCGGTGACCTGAACACCGTCGCGGATGCTGCCCGCGAGGCCGTGGCCCGCGGACACGCCTTCATCGTGGTGCACCGGCTGGACAACCTGCGCCGCAGCGGCCGCATCGGGGGCGCCAAGGCCTGGCTGGGCACCGCGTTGGCGCTCAAACCGTTGTTGCGTATCGATGACGGGAAACTCATTCTGGCCCAACGGGTCCGGACTATCAGTCACGCGACGGAGGCGATGATCGACCGGGTCTGCCAGGTCGTCGGCGACGGCACCGCAGCCCTGGCGGTGCACCACGTCAACAACCCGGACGGCGCCACCGAGGTGGCGACGGCGCTGGGCAAGCGGCTACCGGCGTGTGAGCCCGCGATCGTCACCGAGCTGGGACCGGTGCTGGCGCTGCACGTCGGCGCGGGCGCGGTCGCGGTGAGCGTCCAACTCGCCGAAGCTTAG
- a CDS encoding MmpS family transport accessory protein — protein MADPKSSPRPGVLTRVLQKAWIPLLLVVVLALSALVVSRLHKLFGSEDLNANAGKGIEIVQFNPKVVVYEISGAPGTTANINYWDENANTHQVDNAPLPWSTTISTTLPSVSANIMAQSNGPTINCKITVDGVVRDNQNSDGHNAQTFCLVKSA, from the coding sequence ATGGCTGATCCGAAATCAAGTCCTCGCCCCGGTGTCTTGACCCGCGTGCTGCAAAAGGCGTGGATCCCGCTGCTGCTGGTGGTCGTTTTGGCTTTGTCTGCACTCGTGGTGTCACGGCTGCACAAGCTCTTCGGCTCGGAAGATCTCAACGCGAACGCCGGCAAGGGGATCGAAATCGTGCAGTTCAACCCGAAGGTCGTCGTCTACGAGATTTCCGGCGCCCCGGGCACCACGGCAAACATCAACTATTGGGACGAGAACGCCAACACGCATCAGGTCGACAACGCGCCGCTGCCGTGGTCGACGACGATCTCGACCACGTTGCCCTCGGTGAGCGCCAACATCATGGCGCAAAGCAACGGCCCCACGATCAACTGCAAGATCACCGTGGACGGCGTCGTCCGCGACAACCAGAACTCCGACGGCCATAACGCCCAGACCTTCTGCCTGGTGAAGTCCGCATGA
- a CDS encoding MMPL/RND family transporter: MSNVNNETDSGARSAEDDAATGPISTRGLSKAERGHRPYLPHAIRIFAIPIILGWLVITVLVNVLVPSLEVVGEAHSAPMTPLDAPSMKAMMRLGSNFHEFNSNSTVMIVLEGQQPLGPDAHKYYDKLIRDLRKDPAHIQHIQDFWGDRLTAAGAQSADAKGAYVQVNLAGNQGTTQANDSVDAVRKVIDENKAPPGVKAYVTGPAALSDDMHIIGNASLAKITLFTLGAIAIMLLLVYRSIVTTLIQLFMTFVALACARGVVAVLAYNNAFGLTTFAANILTMLAIAAGTDYGIFLVGRYQEALAAGEDRETAYYTTFKGVAPVVLGSGLTIAGATYCLSFTRLPWFNTMGAPVAIGMLVVVLAGLSLGPAVVFVGSRFHFFERQAKRGRLWRRVGTAVVRWPAPILAVSAAIVLVGMVALPGFKPSYNDRHYLPLSAPANQGQEAANRHFSEARMNPDLLMVESNHDMRNPADMLVLDRVAKNEMRTLGIAMVQDITRPLGIPIQHSSIPFQNSVQSQTTMQNMGFLKERMNDILKMADDLQTQIDTTQRQYEVSLDLANAADDSAKTTQVTSQITDSLRDHIADFDDTFRPVRTYFYWEKHCYDIPVCIGLRSLFDTFDGFDQLAEQFHYLTTDITHTAKASRDLTELFPTLIATLKTTRGITLTLYQTFKAMIDQMEAMSNTGIVMGQSFDQSKNDDFFYLPPEAFDNPDFQTGLRMFLSPDGKSARFFITHQDDPMTPEGIERVAAERTAAQEALKQSSLADAKVYLGGTAATFKDMADGEKYDLMIAVIASLTLIFMIMLLLTRSVVAALVIVGTAASSIAASFGLSVLIWQDLFGINIHWIVMALAVIILLAVGSDYNLLLVSRFREEIHHGLKTGIIRSMAGTGGVVTAAGLVFAFTMASMLGSDLRVLGQFGSTVCIGLLLDTLIVRTLLMPSIATLLGRWFWWPQVVHPRGDNARRPVSA, from the coding sequence ATGAGCAATGTGAACAACGAGACCGATTCCGGCGCCAGAAGCGCCGAAGACGACGCAGCCACCGGCCCGATCAGCACTCGCGGCCTGTCGAAGGCCGAGCGCGGCCACCGCCCCTACCTCCCCCACGCGATCCGCATCTTTGCGATCCCGATCATCCTGGGCTGGTTAGTGATCACCGTCTTGGTGAACGTCCTGGTCCCCTCCCTGGAAGTGGTCGGCGAGGCGCATTCGGCGCCGATGACTCCCCTGGACGCGCCGTCGATGAAGGCGATGATGCGGCTGGGCAGTAACTTCCACGAATTCAACTCGAACAGCACCGTGATGATCGTCCTGGAGGGTCAGCAGCCGCTGGGCCCGGACGCGCACAAGTACTACGACAAGCTGATCCGAGACCTGCGCAAGGATCCCGCGCACATCCAGCACATCCAGGACTTCTGGGGCGACCGCCTGACCGCTGCGGGAGCGCAGAGCGCCGACGCCAAGGGCGCGTACGTGCAGGTGAACCTCGCCGGTAATCAGGGCACCACGCAGGCCAACGACTCCGTGGACGCCGTCCGCAAGGTGATCGATGAGAACAAGGCGCCACCCGGCGTGAAGGCCTATGTCACCGGCCCCGCGGCGCTATCCGACGACATGCACATCATCGGTAACGCCAGCCTGGCCAAGATCACGCTGTTCACTCTGGGCGCGATCGCGATCATGCTGCTGCTGGTCTACCGGTCGATCGTCACGACGCTGATCCAGCTTTTCATGACCTTCGTGGCGCTGGCGTGTGCGCGGGGCGTCGTCGCGGTTCTGGCCTATAACAACGCATTCGGGCTCACCACGTTCGCCGCCAACATCCTCACCATGCTGGCGATCGCCGCGGGAACTGACTACGGCATCTTCCTCGTCGGGCGATATCAAGAAGCGTTGGCCGCCGGTGAGGACCGAGAAACGGCTTACTACACCACATTCAAGGGCGTCGCCCCGGTCGTCCTGGGCTCCGGACTGACGATCGCGGGAGCGACCTACTGCCTGAGTTTTACCCGCCTGCCCTGGTTCAACACCATGGGCGCGCCGGTGGCGATCGGCATGCTGGTCGTGGTGCTCGCCGGGCTTTCCCTCGGCCCCGCGGTCGTCTTCGTCGGCAGTCGCTTCCACTTCTTCGAAAGGCAGGCGAAGCGAGGGCGACTGTGGCGCCGGGTGGGCACCGCGGTAGTGCGTTGGCCCGCACCGATTTTGGCCGTCAGCGCCGCCATCGTCCTGGTCGGCATGGTGGCACTGCCGGGCTTCAAGCCCAGCTACAACGACCGTCACTACCTGCCGTTGTCAGCCCCCGCCAATCAAGGGCAAGAAGCCGCGAATCGGCACTTCTCCGAGGCCCGGATGAACCCCGACTTGTTGATGGTCGAATCCAACCATGACATGCGAAACCCGGCCGACATGCTGGTATTGGACCGGGTGGCGAAAAACGAGATGCGCACGCTCGGCATCGCCATGGTTCAGGACATCACCAGGCCGCTGGGCATCCCGATTCAGCACAGCTCGATTCCGTTCCAGAACAGCGTCCAGAGCCAGACGACGATGCAGAACATGGGCTTTCTCAAGGAGCGCATGAACGACATCCTCAAAATGGCTGATGACTTGCAGACCCAAATCGACACCACGCAGCGCCAGTACGAGGTGTCGCTCGATTTGGCCAACGCCGCCGACGACAGCGCCAAGACCACGCAGGTGACGTCGCAGATCACCGACAGCCTGCGCGACCACATCGCCGATTTCGACGACACGTTCCGGCCGGTCCGCACGTACTTCTACTGGGAGAAGCACTGCTACGACATTCCCGTGTGCATCGGGCTGCGATCTTTGTTCGACACGTTCGACGGGTTCGACCAATTGGCCGAGCAGTTCCACTATTTGACGACCGACATCACGCACACCGCCAAAGCGTCACGCGACCTGACCGAGCTGTTTCCCACGCTGATCGCCACTTTGAAAACGACCAGAGGCATCACGCTGACGCTCTATCAGACGTTCAAGGCGATGATCGACCAGATGGAGGCGATGAGCAACACCGGGATCGTCATGGGTCAGAGCTTTGATCAGTCGAAGAACGACGACTTCTTCTACCTGCCACCAGAAGCCTTTGACAACCCCGACTTCCAGACGGGTCTGCGCATGTTCTTGTCGCCGGACGGTAAGTCGGCGCGATTCTTCATCACCCACCAGGACGATCCGATGACGCCGGAGGGAATCGAACGGGTGGCGGCCGAACGCACCGCCGCGCAGGAGGCGCTGAAGCAATCCTCGCTGGCCGACGCCAAGGTGTATCTCGGCGGAACCGCCGCGACGTTCAAGGACATGGCTGACGGTGAGAAGTACGACCTGATGATCGCCGTCATCGCGTCACTGACGCTGATCTTCATGATCATGCTGCTGCTGACCCGAAGCGTGGTGGCCGCGCTGGTCATCGTCGGCACCGCTGCCAGCTCGATCGCGGCGTCTTTCGGTCTGTCCGTGCTGATTTGGCAGGATTTGTTCGGCATCAATATCCACTGGATCGTGATGGCGCTGGCGGTCATCATCCTGTTGGCCGTGGGATCCGACTACAACCTGCTGCTGGTGTCCCGGTTCAGGGAAGAGATCCATCACGGCCTCAAGACCGGGATCATTCGGTCGATGGCCGGGACCGGTGGGGTGGTGACGGCCGCGGGTCTGGTGTTCGCGTTCACCATGGCGTCCATGCTGGGGAGCGATCTGCGCGTGCTCGGTCAGTTCGGGTCGACGGTCTGCATCGGTCTGCTGCTCGACACGCTGATCGTGCGCACACTGCTGATGCCGTCGATCGCTACCCTGCTCGGGCGGTGGTTCTGGTGGCCGCAGGTTGTTCACCCGCGCGGCGACAACGCGCGACGGCCGGTCAGCGCCTAG